In Thalassotalea fonticola, a single genomic region encodes these proteins:
- a CDS encoding ATP-binding cassette domain-containing protein — protein MILASELGFDRGLKTLIKSSNFTIHPGHKVGLVGANGCGKSSLFAAFLGQLSIDSGILDMPKAWKIATVKQETPSLSSSALDYVMDGDIEYRQLEAQLEQARSNDDGSEEAYLLNKIDVINGYSLPARASELLHGLGFMQDQLDNSVSSFSGGWRMRLNLAQALISRADLLLLDEPTNHLDLDAVLWLQRWLKRFDGTLVLISHDRDFLDDVIGQILHIEHQKAKLYSGNYTSFERQRAEQLAQQDAMYQKQQREVKHLTSFVDRFRAKATKAKQAQSRLKRLEKLPDLMPAHVDSQFSFSFDNPGYMPYPLLSLEQTDCGYSEDAIILKGVTLNLVPGSRIGLLGRNGAGKSTLIKSLAGELKLQSGTRFCAQELTIGYFSQHQLEQLRMDETAINQIMLAKTDFTELQARNYLGRFGFSGEQALNVINTMSGGEKARLVLALIVLEKPQLLLLDEPTNHLDLEMRQAIVLALQEFAGAIILIAHDRYLLESCVDEFYIVGNGKVDSFDGDIDDYQQWLDDDKKSALAQSKSIDVNVEKVDKKEQRRQQAELRKKAAPLRKQVEKLEKQVEKWQTELETIENELAQPETYEHENKAKLAQLMLKQGKLKPQVETAEEQWMELEEQIEDIMAED, from the coding sequence TTGATTCTGGCATCAGAACTTGGCTTCGACCGAGGTTTAAAAACTTTAATAAAATCATCAAACTTTACCATTCATCCAGGCCATAAAGTCGGCCTTGTTGGCGCTAATGGTTGTGGTAAATCTTCGTTATTTGCTGCCTTTTTAGGTCAACTGTCAATTGACAGCGGAATTTTAGACATGCCAAAGGCATGGAAAATTGCCACCGTAAAACAAGAGACGCCTTCATTAAGCTCAAGTGCTTTAGATTATGTGATGGACGGCGATATTGAATATCGCCAACTTGAAGCTCAGTTAGAACAAGCACGAAGTAATGATGATGGTAGTGAAGAAGCCTATTTGCTTAACAAAATAGATGTAATCAATGGTTATAGCCTACCGGCAAGAGCAAGTGAATTGTTGCACGGCTTAGGCTTCATGCAAGATCAACTTGATAATAGTGTCAGCAGTTTTTCGGGTGGTTGGCGTATGCGCTTAAACTTAGCGCAAGCACTTATAAGTAGAGCCGATTTGCTATTGCTAGATGAACCAACTAACCATTTAGATTTAGACGCGGTTTTATGGTTACAACGTTGGTTGAAACGCTTTGATGGTACCTTAGTACTTATTTCTCATGACCGTGACTTTTTAGATGATGTTATTGGCCAAATCCTGCACATAGAACATCAGAAAGCGAAGTTATACTCTGGTAACTACACCAGCTTTGAACGCCAACGTGCTGAACAGCTAGCTCAGCAAGATGCTATGTATCAAAAGCAGCAAAGAGAAGTGAAACACTTAACTTCATTTGTTGACCGTTTCAGGGCGAAAGCTACCAAAGCCAAACAAGCACAATCTCGATTAAAACGTTTAGAAAAGCTGCCTGATTTAATGCCTGCGCACGTAGACAGCCAATTTAGCTTTAGTTTTGATAATCCAGGTTATATGCCTTATCCTTTATTATCGTTAGAACAAACGGATTGTGGCTACTCTGAAGACGCGATTATACTCAAAGGTGTGACTTTAAATTTAGTACCAGGTAGCCGCATTGGTTTATTAGGCCGAAACGGTGCCGGTAAATCAACGCTGATTAAGTCTTTGGCGGGTGAACTCAAATTACAAAGTGGTACACGCTTTTGTGCACAAGAATTAACAATTGGTTATTTCTCCCAGCATCAACTTGAACAATTGCGTATGGATGAAACCGCAATTAATCAAATCATGTTAGCAAAAACTGACTTTACTGAATTGCAGGCAAGAAATTACCTAGGGCGCTTTGGCTTTAGTGGCGAACAGGCCTTGAATGTGATAAATACTATGTCAGGTGGCGAAAAAGCTCGTTTGGTATTAGCACTCATCGTACTCGAAAAACCACAATTATTGCTTCTCGATGAACCTACTAACCACTTAGATTTAGAAATGCGTCAAGCCATCGTCCTCGCGCTTCAAGAATTTGCCGGGGCCATAATATTAATTGCCCATGATAGATACCTACTGGAATCATGCGTTGATGAATTTTACATTGTTGGCAATGGCAAAGTTGATAGTTTTGACGGTGATATTGATGATTATCAGCAATGGCTTGATGACGATAAGAAATCAGCACTGGCACAATCAAAGTCGATTGACGTAAATGTTGAGAAGGTCGATAAGAAAGAGCAACGTCGCCAACAAGCTGAACTTCGTAAAAAAGCAGCGCCACTGCGCAAGCAAGTTGAAAAACTAGAGAAGCAGGTGGAAAAGTGGCAGACCGAGCTAGAAACCATTGAAAATGAACTTGCTCAACCTGAAACTTACGAGCACGAAAACAAAGCCAAACTAGCCCAATTAATGCTAAAACAAGGCAAGTTAAAACCGCAAGTTGAAACGGCGGAAGAGCAATGGATGGAGCTTGAAGAACAGATTGAAGATATCATGGCTGAAGATTAG
- a CDS encoding YheV family putative zinc ribbon protein gives MKKRFIAGATCPKCNAMDTLALTKDQGVEKVTCVSCNMEMTQPEEQVEPEVRSEEQVIGVFKP, from the coding sequence ATGAAAAAACGATTTATTGCTGGTGCAACCTGTCCAAAATGTAATGCTATGGATACTTTGGCGTTAACCAAAGACCAAGGCGTTGAAAAAGTCACTTGTGTTAGCTGCAATATGGAAATGACTCAACCCGAAGAGCAAGTAGAGCCAGAGGTTCGCAGCGAAGAACAAGTTATTGGTGTTTTCAAACCTTAA
- a CDS encoding SlyX family protein — protein MSVEQQLTKLLERIDTLETKLAFQDDIIEQLNHEISVHHDKLNNVNEQLRLIGQRVKDMNTTAVGRVEDETPPPHY, from the coding sequence ATGTCGGTAGAACAACAATTAACTAAGTTACTAGAGCGTATTGATACTCTTGAAACAAAACTCGCTTTTCAAGATGATATCATTGAGCAATTAAATCATGAGATTTCAGTACATCATGATAAATTAAACAATGTTAATGAACAATTACGTTTAATTGGTCAACGAGTCAAAGATATGAATACAACCGCTGTTGGCCGAGTCGAAGATGAAACGCCTCCTCCTCATTATTAA
- the fkpA gene encoding FKBP-type peptidyl-prolyl cis-trans isomerase, with translation MKFIVKPTLVAVAVMALMGCNEAAEKKAVVLETEDQKQSYALGASIGSYMNNNLTEQEKFGVVLDKELLMAGFTESLNGSAQLEQEEIQQLLMALDQKVNEKKQAQATIDNEKSLDAGKNFLAENAKVEGVQTTESGLQYQVITAAEGVKPTATDTVKVHYTGKLIDGTTFDSSVDRGEPIEFPLNRVIKGWTEGVQLMNVGSKYKFVIPSELAYGPNGTGPIPGNATLVFEVELIDIVTPAAPATEEAAAH, from the coding sequence ATGAAATTCATCGTTAAACCAACATTGGTAGCGGTTGCTGTTATGGCATTAATGGGCTGTAATGAAGCCGCAGAGAAAAAAGCTGTTGTACTTGAAACTGAAGATCAAAAACAATCTTATGCGTTAGGCGCATCGATTGGTAGTTACATGAATAACAATTTAACTGAACAAGAAAAGTTTGGTGTTGTTTTAGATAAAGAACTACTAATGGCTGGTTTTACCGAAAGCTTAAATGGTAGTGCGCAATTAGAGCAAGAAGAAATTCAACAGCTTCTTATGGCTTTAGATCAAAAAGTGAATGAGAAAAAACAAGCTCAAGCTACTATTGATAACGAAAAAAGTTTAGATGCAGGCAAAAACTTTTTAGCTGAAAATGCTAAAGTTGAAGGGGTGCAAACTACAGAGTCTGGTTTACAATACCAAGTAATAACGGCTGCTGAAGGTGTAAAACCAACTGCAACTGATACTGTAAAAGTTCATTACACTGGTAAATTAATTGACGGTACTACATTTGATAGTTCTGTAGATCGCGGCGAGCCAATTGAGTTCCCACTAAACCGTGTAATTAAAGGTTGGACTGAAGGTGTTCAGTTAATGAACGTTGGTTCTAAGTACAAGTTTGTTATTCCTTCAGAACTTGCATACGGTCCAAACGGTACTGGCCCAATTCCTGGTAACGCAACACTAGTATTTGAAGTTGAGTTAATCGACATCGTTACTCCTGCTGCACCAGCAACTGAAGAAGCCGCTGCTCACTAA
- the rsd gene encoding sigma D regulator, whose amino-acid sequence MLSRLEQAQQQWGGSLTAIDNWLTERQDVLVGYCQLAGLPPFDQTDKALPKRNDIQSFCQLLMDYMSAGHFEVFDQVVAQCKKNGPNSLALAQRIYPNIAKTTDFGLTFNDKFADINSDETLDNFDQSLSALGQFLEDRFELEDQLIEALYTNHS is encoded by the coding sequence ATGCTAAGTCGTTTAGAACAAGCACAACAACAATGGGGCGGTTCATTAACTGCCATCGACAACTGGTTAACTGAGCGTCAGGATGTTCTAGTTGGTTATTGCCAATTAGCTGGATTACCTCCTTTTGATCAAACTGATAAAGCGTTACCTAAGCGTAATGATATTCAATCTTTTTGCCAACTATTAATGGACTACATGTCGGCTGGTCATTTTGAAGTATTCGATCAAGTAGTTGCACAATGTAAAAAGAACGGGCCAAACTCTTTGGCATTAGCCCAACGAATTTATCCAAACATTGCTAAAACAACAGACTTTGGCCTCACCTTTAATGATAAATTTGCTGATATTAATTCAGATGAAACATTAGACAATTTTGATCAAAGCCTATCGGCGTTGGGACAATTTTTGGAAGATAGATTTGAATTAGAAGATCAGCTGATTGAAGCGCTTTATACAAATCATAGTTAG
- a CDS encoding S1/P1 nuclease, with the protein MLLFIFCFSSSTYALGSKGHWLVCQLAVNNLPLAQQDSLSNLINYLPLAQKQQLNIFLKRSINHQVTFADACSWPDAIRHEEPFAVYKSWHYLNVAREQTEIGKSDCQSNCILDAITFHQQQYINAKNPITKIQALLFLAHWLGDIHQPLHISFKSDLGGNKTKVIDRLNSTKQKCKNLHQVWDRCLLGNSNKTLLLNSLAPSFESPSSDFITAKNLLVWANQSLTISRSKSVQYCKIDDNNRACVPTQDKIIFDQAYLNKNNLTLKKQLNLAAVRLHLFLSENL; encoded by the coding sequence TTGTTACTTTTTATTTTCTGTTTTAGCTCCAGTACCTACGCACTTGGAAGTAAAGGCCATTGGCTGGTTTGCCAACTTGCCGTTAATAATCTTCCCCTCGCTCAACAAGACTCTTTATCAAATTTAATTAATTATCTTCCACTTGCCCAAAAACAGCAATTAAACATTTTTTTAAAGCGCTCTATTAATCACCAAGTAACTTTCGCAGATGCCTGTAGTTGGCCAGATGCAATTCGACATGAAGAACCGTTTGCAGTGTACAAAAGTTGGCATTATTTAAATGTTGCTCGTGAACAAACTGAAATAGGAAAAAGTGACTGTCAAAGTAATTGTATTCTTGATGCTATTACATTCCATCAACAGCAATATATTAACGCTAAAAATCCAATAACAAAAATTCAAGCTCTGCTATTTCTTGCTCATTGGCTCGGTGATATTCATCAGCCTTTGCATATAAGTTTTAAATCAGATTTAGGTGGTAATAAAACTAAAGTAATAGACAGGCTAAATTCGACCAAGCAAAAATGCAAAAATTTACATCAAGTTTGGGATCGTTGTTTATTAGGAAACAGCAATAAAACGTTGCTATTAAACAGCTTAGCCCCCTCATTTGAAAGCCCCAGTTCAGATTTTATTACAGCAAAGAATCTTTTAGTTTGGGCGAACCAATCTTTAACAATCAGTAGAAGTAAATCAGTACAATATTGTAAAATCGATGATAACAATAGAGCATGTGTGCCTACACAAGATAAAATTATATTTGATCAGGCATATCTGAATAAAAATAACCTAACATTAAAAAAACAGTTAAATCTTGCCGCTGTCAGACTACATTTATTTTTATCAGAAAATTTATAA
- the hemE gene encoding uroporphyrinogen decarboxylase, which translates to MTTLKNDTYLRALLRQPVDYTPVWMMRQAGRYLPEYKEVRKDAGDFMALCRNTELATEVTIQPLRRFPLDAAILFSDILTIPDAMGLGLYFETGEGPKFERPITCAADVKKIGHPDPEGELQYVMNAVRSIRKELNGEVPLIGFSGSPWTLATYMIEGGSSKAFTKIKKMMFSDPQTLHLLLDKLADSVISYLNAQIAAGAQSVMVFDTWGGVLSPAMYKEFSLQYMAKIVDGLTRENEGRKVPVTLFTKNGGMWLESIAATGCDAVGLDWTINIEDAKARVGDKVALQGNMDPSMLYAPKERIEQEVQTILNGFGDTGTGHVFNLGHGIHPDVNPEHAGYFIDAVHKFSKPFHK; encoded by the coding sequence ATGACAACATTAAAGAATGACACTTATTTACGAGCCCTTTTACGTCAACCAGTTGATTACACTCCTGTATGGATGATGCGTCAAGCGGGTAGATATTTACCTGAGTATAAAGAAGTTCGTAAAGATGCAGGTGATTTTATGGCGCTTTGCCGTAACACTGAACTTGCTACAGAAGTGACAATTCAGCCATTACGTCGTTTTCCTTTAGACGCTGCTATTTTGTTTAGTGACATTTTAACTATCCCAGATGCGATGGGATTAGGCTTGTACTTTGAAACTGGTGAAGGCCCTAAGTTTGAACGTCCGATCACTTGCGCTGCTGATGTTAAAAAAATTGGCCATCCAGATCCTGAAGGTGAATTACAATACGTTATGAATGCTGTTCGTTCTATCCGTAAAGAACTTAACGGTGAAGTGCCTTTAATTGGTTTCTCTGGTAGCCCATGGACACTTGCAACATATATGATTGAAGGTGGTAGTTCGAAAGCTTTCACTAAAATCAAAAAGATGATGTTTAGCGACCCACAAACATTACATTTATTACTTGATAAACTAGCAGATTCAGTTATTTCATACTTAAATGCACAAATTGCTGCTGGTGCGCAATCGGTGATGGTGTTTGATACTTGGGGTGGTGTACTAAGTCCTGCAATGTATAAAGAGTTCTCATTGCAATATATGGCGAAAATCGTCGACGGCTTAACCCGTGAAAATGAAGGTCGAAAAGTCCCGGTTACCTTATTCACCAAAAATGGTGGCATGTGGTTAGAATCTATTGCTGCTACAGGCTGTGACGCTGTAGGTCTTGACTGGACTATTAATATTGAAGATGCCAAAGCACGAGTAGGCGACAAGGTTGCACTTCAAGGCAATATGGATCCGTCAATGCTATACGCCCCTAAAGAGCGCATTGAACAAGAAGTACAAACGATATTAAATGGTTTTGGAGACACAGGTACTGGCCACGTATTCAACCTAGGTCATGGTATACACCCTGATGTGAACCCTGAACATGCAGGTTACTTTATTGATGCCGTACACAAATTTAGTAAACCATTTCATAAGTAA
- the murB gene encoding UDP-N-acetylmuramate dehydrogenase — protein MHHKNYPLKELNSFALNVTANDIIFAETIEQVKAFAQNLPEQFYILGGGSNSLFVENYQGTIFCPNLRGIDVADGENSFFLHVASGENWHELVQYCLTKQMPGLENLALIPGNCGAAPIQNIGAYGVEFASICEYVDWFDFQSLKVVRMQAQHCQFSYRDSIFKGALKNKGVVVAVGLKLAKSWSPTLKYQGLSELGDSPTPKQVFDSVIAIRESKLPDPKVIPNAGSFFKNPIVDHQLFAKIKAEFPELPAYPATGADMKLAAGWLIQESHLKGVCVGDAAVHKLQALVLINNNRATGKDVIALARHVQKVVKQKFNVCLEPEVRIISAQGEQLIEDIT, from the coding sequence ATGCACCACAAAAATTACCCACTTAAAGAATTAAACAGTTTTGCACTAAATGTGACAGCGAATGATATTATTTTTGCTGAAACCATTGAGCAGGTTAAAGCTTTTGCCCAAAACTTACCTGAACAGTTTTATATTCTAGGTGGCGGTAGTAATTCATTGTTCGTTGAAAACTATCAAGGCACAATTTTTTGTCCGAATCTTCGCGGCATTGATGTTGCCGATGGTGAAAATAGCTTTTTTCTACATGTAGCAAGCGGCGAAAATTGGCATGAATTAGTACAGTATTGTTTAACTAAGCAGATGCCTGGCCTGGAAAATTTAGCCTTAATACCAGGTAACTGTGGAGCTGCGCCAATACAGAACATCGGCGCATACGGAGTAGAGTTCGCCAGTATTTGTGAATATGTTGATTGGTTTGACTTTCAAAGCTTGAAAGTAGTCAGAATGCAAGCTCAGCACTGCCAGTTCTCTTATCGAGACAGTATCTTTAAAGGTGCATTAAAAAATAAAGGGGTTGTCGTTGCTGTAGGCTTAAAGCTAGCTAAATCTTGGTCACCTACTTTGAAGTATCAAGGCTTAAGTGAACTTGGCGATAGCCCTACACCGAAACAAGTTTTTGATAGCGTCATTGCTATTCGAGAAAGTAAATTACCAGATCCAAAGGTTATCCCGAATGCTGGTAGCTTTTTCAAAAACCCAATTGTTGACCATCAATTATTTGCAAAAATTAAAGCTGAATTTCCAGAGCTGCCAGCTTACCCTGCTACAGGAGCTGATATGAAACTTGCAGCCGGTTGGTTAATACAAGAAAGTCACTTGAAAGGCGTGTGTGTAGGCGATGCTGCTGTGCATAAATTACAAGCGTTGGTATTGATTAATAATAATAGGGCCACGGGCAAAGATGTGATAGCACTGGCTCGTCATGTGCAAAAAGTAGTAAAGCAAAAATTTAACGTATGCCTCGAGCCGGAAGTTAGGATAATTTCGGCACAAGGCGAACAACTTATAGAAGATATCACCTAA
- the birA gene encoding bifunctional biotin--[acetyl-CoA-carboxylase] ligase/biotin operon repressor BirA — MAKVVREELIRQLADGKFISGQHLAEQLSVSRTAISKHIKVLNEMGLDIFSVQGKGYKLAQSITLLDLHKITSELATFNRKNFVEVHSIIDSTNSYLMRRLPNNVAHGQACVSEFQSAGRGRRGKEWISPFGSHLYLSMYWYLEQGMSAAMGISLVVGLAVSDVLQQRYALDVQLKWPNDIYVNGKKLAGILVELEGQSIGPGNCVIGLGLNINMPKQSAEKIDQPWTDLATELGDEIDRNVLSAQLIARISERLEQHHQFGLTPMLDDWQRQDFFYNKQVKLLTGEKETRGVCKGINSSGALLLEIDGKQQPIYGGEVSLRGA, encoded by the coding sequence ATGGCAAAAGTAGTGCGAGAAGAGTTGATTCGTCAATTAGCGGATGGAAAATTTATTTCCGGCCAGCATTTAGCTGAGCAATTAAGTGTTAGCAGAACGGCTATTTCAAAACACATTAAAGTGTTAAACGAGATGGGGCTAGATATATTTTCAGTGCAAGGCAAAGGGTATAAATTAGCTCAAAGCATTACTTTATTAGACTTGCATAAAATTACTAGTGAACTAGCAACGTTTAACCGCAAGAACTTTGTTGAAGTACACAGCATTATCGATTCGACCAATTCGTATTTAATGCGCCGGTTACCAAACAATGTCGCCCATGGACAAGCTTGCGTATCTGAATTTCAATCGGCAGGTAGAGGCCGAAGAGGCAAAGAGTGGATTTCACCGTTTGGCTCTCACTTGTACCTTTCAATGTATTGGTATTTAGAGCAGGGCATGTCTGCTGCTATGGGCATATCTTTAGTCGTTGGCCTAGCCGTGAGCGATGTCTTACAGCAAAGGTACGCTCTTGATGTGCAATTAAAATGGCCAAATGATATTTATGTAAATGGTAAAAAGCTTGCCGGGATTCTAGTTGAATTAGAAGGCCAAAGTATTGGCCCAGGTAATTGCGTAATAGGCTTAGGCTTAAACATAAATATGCCGAAGCAAAGTGCCGAAAAAATTGATCAACCATGGACCGATTTAGCGACTGAATTGGGCGATGAAATTGATCGGAATGTCCTTTCTGCGCAATTAATAGCAAGGATCAGCGAACGCTTAGAGCAGCATCATCAATTCGGCTTAACGCCAATGCTAGATGACTGGCAACGACAAGATTTTTTCTACAATAAACAAGTGAAACTGTTAACTGGTGAAAAAGAAACCCGAGGTGTTTGCAAAGGTATAAACAGCAGCGGTGCTTTATTATTAGAAATAGATGGTAAACAGCAACCAATTTATGGTGGCGAAGTAAGCTTGCGAGGTGCTTAA
- a CDS encoding type III pantothenate kinase, translated as MNLLIDVGNTRVKYALVENNQLSNINHCSTFDFLKLLSSFNHISSIIIASVSNQLFSQEIHTWADSEDIYIKALSTEAESFGIKNSYKNYNTMGVDRWLAVIGAELLYPNENILIVDAGTAITFDLLDKYKQHQGGWIIPGVDLMMQALCKNTDNVFAQPGEIEVLAFGKNTSDNVNLGCWSTATAAVHGAVAMTKNTEHSVERVIFTGGNGSDLNRLGQFKMDYIDNLIFIGMQRFL; from the coding sequence ATGAATTTATTGATTGATGTAGGTAATACCCGAGTAAAATATGCTTTAGTTGAAAATAACCAACTGTCTAACATTAATCACTGCTCTACTTTTGATTTTTTAAAGTTATTAAGTAGCTTTAATCATATATCGTCAATTATCATTGCTTCTGTTTCTAATCAGCTTTTTTCACAAGAAATACACACATGGGCAGATTCAGAAGATATTTACATTAAAGCTTTATCGACTGAAGCTGAGTCGTTTGGTATTAAAAATAGTTATAAAAACTACAATACTATGGGGGTTGATCGCTGGTTAGCGGTGATTGGTGCTGAATTGCTTTACCCAAATGAAAACATTTTAATAGTCGATGCTGGTACGGCTATTACCTTTGATTTATTAGATAAATACAAGCAGCATCAGGGCGGGTGGATCATTCCTGGAGTTGATTTGATGATGCAAGCTCTGTGTAAAAATACTGATAATGTATTTGCACAACCAGGTGAAATTGAAGTTTTGGCGTTTGGCAAAAACACTAGTGACAATGTTAATTTAGGCTGTTGGTCTACAGCCACTGCGGCAGTACATGGCGCTGTAGCGATGACAAAAAACACTGAGCATAGTGTTGAAAGAGTTATTTTTACAGGCGGTAATGGCTCTGACCTAAATCGTTTAGGCCAATTTAAAATGGATTACATCGACAATTTAATTTTTATCGGCATGCAACGATTTTTATAG
- the tuf gene encoding elongation factor Tu, producing MAKEKFERSKPHVNVGTIGHVDHGKTTLTAAISAVLTKVHGGEVKDFAQIDNAPEERERGITINTSHIEYDTDSRHYAHVDCPGHADYVKNMITGAAQMDGAILVVAATDGPMPQTREHILLSRQVGVPFIIVFMNKCDMVDDEELLELVEMEVRELLSEYDFPGDDLPVIQGSALGALQGEAKWEEKVVELADALDSYIPEPERAIDGDFILPIEDVFSIQGRGTVVTGRVERGIVKVGDEVAIVGIKDTTLTTCTGVEMFRKLLDEGRAGENCGVLLRGTKREDVQRGQVLCKPGSVNPHTKFESEVYVLSKDEGGRHTPFFKGYRPQFYFRTTDITGAVELPEGVEMVMPGDNLKFVVELINPIAMEEGLRFAIREGGRTVGAGVVSKIID from the coding sequence ATGGCTAAAGAAAAATTTGAACGTTCGAAACCACATGTAAACGTAGGTACAATCGGACACGTTGACCACGGTAAAACAACATTAACTGCTGCAATCTCAGCTGTACTTACTAAAGTACACGGTGGTGAAGTTAAAGATTTCGCACAAATCGATAATGCTCCAGAAGAGCGTGAGCGTGGTATTACAATCAATACTTCTCACATTGAGTACGATACAGATTCACGTCACTACGCACACGTAGATTGTCCTGGTCACGCCGATTACGTTAAAAACATGATCACTGGTGCTGCTCAAATGGACGGCGCAATCTTAGTAGTTGCTGCTACAGATGGTCCTATGCCACAAACACGTGAGCACATCTTATTATCACGCCAAGTTGGTGTACCATTCATTATTGTTTTCATGAACAAATGTGACATGGTAGATGACGAAGAGTTATTAGAATTAGTAGAAATGGAAGTTCGTGAACTTCTTAGCGAATACGATTTCCCAGGTGATGACTTACCAGTAATCCAAGGTTCAGCATTAGGCGCCCTTCAAGGTGAAGCTAAGTGGGAAGAGAAAGTAGTTGAGTTAGCTGATGCACTTGATTCTTACATTCCAGAGCCAGAGCGTGCAATTGATGGTGACTTCATTCTTCCAATCGAAGATGTTTTCTCAATTCAAGGCCGTGGTACAGTTGTAACAGGTCGTGTTGAACGTGGTATCGTAAAAGTTGGTGACGAAGTTGCTATCGTAGGTATCAAAGACACTACCCTTACTACATGTACAGGTGTAGAGATGTTCCGTAAGCTTCTTGACGAAGGTCGTGCTGGCGAGAACTGTGGTGTATTATTACGTGGTACTAAGCGTGAAGACGTACAACGTGGCCAAGTATTATGTAAGCCTGGTTCAGTTAACCCGCACACTAAATTCGAATCAGAAGTATACGTGTTAAGTAAAGATGAAGGTGGTCGTCATACACCATTCTTCAAAGGTTACCGTCCACAGTTCTACTTCCGTACAACGGATATCACAGGTGCAGTAGAGTTACCTGAAGGTGTTGAAATGGTAATGCCAGGTGACAACCTTAAGTTTGTTGTTGAGCTAATCAACCCAATCGCGATGGAAGAAGGTTTACGCTTCGCTATCCGTGAAGGTGGCCGTACAGTAGGTGCTGGTGTTGTATCTAAAATCATCGACTAA
- the secE gene encoding preprotein translocase subunit SecE — protein MNASAENQTSGSLDSVKWALVFLLLGGAVFGNYYYGEMSPLYRALGVVAAVVVAGFVAMLTEKGRNAVSFAKESRTEVRKVVWPTRQEAIQTTAIVLVATMIMSLILWGLDSALFAIVNFITSLQV, from the coding sequence ATGAATGCAAGTGCAGAAAACCAAACTAGTGGTTCTCTAGATTCAGTAAAGTGGGCATTAGTTTTCCTACTTTTAGGCGGTGCCGTTTTCGGTAATTATTATTACGGTGAAATGTCTCCATTATACCGTGCCCTTGGTGTAGTTGCGGCGGTTGTTGTTGCTGGCTTTGTTGCTATGCTGACTGAAAAAGGTCGTAACGCAGTTTCTTTCGCTAAAGAATCTCGTACAGAAGTACGTAAAGTTGTTTGGCCTACTAGACAAGAAGCAATTCAAACGACTGCTATTGTTCTTGTAGCAACAATGATTATGTCACTAATTTTATGGGGCTTAGATAGCGCATTATTTGCTATTGTAAACTTCATCACTTCATTACAGGTGTAA
- the nusG gene encoding transcription termination/antitermination protein NusG: protein MSEDRKLRWYVVQAFSGYEARVQKTLLEHIEIQGLEDKFGQILVPTEEVVEMRAGQKRKSARKFFPGYVLIEMVPDDLEAWHLVKSVPRVLGFIGGTTDRPRPISQKEADRILQRLEESVDQPRPKTLFEPGEVVRVIDGPFADFNGVVEELDYEKSRIKVSVSIFGRSTPVELEFAQVEKG from the coding sequence ATGTCTGAAGATAGAAAATTAAGATGGTATGTTGTGCAAGCGTTTTCAGGCTATGAAGCTCGTGTACAAAAAACTCTTTTAGAGCATATAGAAATTCAAGGCTTAGAAGACAAATTTGGCCAAATTTTAGTACCGACTGAAGAAGTTGTTGAAATGCGCGCTGGTCAAAAGCGTAAAAGTGCACGTAAATTCTTCCCTGGTTACGTTCTAATTGAAATGGTTCCAGATGATCTTGAAGCATGGCATTTAGTTAAAAGTGTACCTCGTGTACTAGGTTTCATCGGTGGCACTACTGATCGCCCTAGACCTATTTCTCAAAAAGAAGCTGATCGTATACTACAACGTCTTGAAGAGTCTGTTGACCAACCAAGACCTAAAACATTGTTTGAACCAGGCGAAGTTGTTCGTGTTATTGACGGACCATTTGCAGACTTTAACGGTGTTGTTGAAGAACTTGATTATGAGAAGAGCCGCATTAAAGTGTCGGTATCTATCTTCGGTCGTTCTACACCAGTTGAACTTGAATTTGCTCAAGTTGAAAAAGGCTAA